The Phycodurus eques isolate BA_2022a chromosome 8, UOR_Pequ_1.1, whole genome shotgun sequence nucleotide sequence CCAGGTTAAACAccattttttctcatgcttataATTGAACTGTTTTAAAGCATTTGAAAGTCCtttttttagaatgtttttCTCGCACTCTTTCAGTAATTTTAGTAAGCCTTCTTTTATTTCTGTACTGTTTTTAAATCTCTTctgccctttgtttttaaatgcttttaatcacataaagcacattgagttgcctcgtgtatgaaatgcactatataaatacagtgtATAGCTACCTTGCCTTGCCTATGTGATCATTAAATCATGgtaacattaaaatattatcttcctgtgcttatgtgggttttctccaggtactctgacttcctctcacattttaaacattgacgactctaaatgtTCCATACTATAGGCGTGCATGTGCgtggaaatggttgtttgtctatatgtgccctccgattgactgacaaccagtccaggaaggcgactcttgtgaggataagcaatttagaagatggctggatggatggcaaAGTAGAGACTGTCAATTGAAAGTTTCCTTCCTCTGGTGCTGTTTACGACTATTTCAGTAGCTGTATGTATTTATGCTGACACATAACCACAGACATGCTGACATTTCCTCACATCCCGAGTGTGTGCTCAAAGTCTGGGAAACGAGTGTCATTAGTGAAGGCTCTGTTGCTCTGTCTGAAAGCGCTAGGTGTATTTGCCTATCCCAAATGGTTTGTTTGCAGTCGAGAAAGGAAGttagttttggtgtgtgtgctgcaaatgaacaaatacatttctcaGCCTCGACATCCTGCAAGAGGAAGCCATTCGCATAGACCACTCATTGAGTGGCCTGACATATTGTTCcctacttaaaataaaaaaaacatgtgccCACTGACCTTGGTGTTTTTCCCCAAGAGCtgctgagttaaaaaaaaaatcacggcacaaaaatgtatttaaagacCCTATAATGTAAATTCAGAGCTTTGTTTCTCAAGACATGgcatacatgtttgaagataattgctgaaaaccctgaaatggttgccagccaatcgcagggcacatacaaacaaacaaccattcgcactcacatttccacctacgggcaatttagagacttcagtcaacctaccatgcatgttttttgggatgtgggaggaaaccggagtgcccggagaaaacccacacaggtacggggagaacatgcaagcgcCACACAaaaaggccggatttgaacccttcacctcagaactgtgaggcggatgtgataATCAGCCATTCACCGCGCTGCCGATATAAGTATAtaatatgcatccatccatccatccatccatccattttcagtaccgcttcacctcactagtATATTAATTCaacatataaatataatatatattaaaatatattattactgttgttaaaatgacttgaaaggactcgaaactcaaagtgtaTGATTTGCGGCtggactcgggacttgagggtaAACACTTGAGACTTGTgatttgcaaagcaatgacttgttcccacctctggttgttaacaacactttgTTTGTAATGTGACAAAGTTAGAAGGCGTATTTTGACTTGAAAAAATGGACTTTAAAAAAGACTAGTGCAGTTCACATTGCTAATCGGTGGGTGGTGTCAATGCACAACGAAACAGTTTGCCAGCCGCCGaaaaagtagaagaagaagccCCTCTGAAAATGGACTAATGAGTCTGCATCATCGCTCTCTTTCCACACGCACACAGAAGGGAAAGATGGCAACGACAAACAAGTTTTGTGTCACTCACTTGTCAGCCTGTCTTCTCTTCGTGGTGCTTCTGTCACATTATCCGGCTGAGGCTTCGGATGAGCAAACGAAAACGGTGGAGTTTGACGTGAAACCGGGAGGGACGTTGTACACTTTTGCAGAGTCCATTGTATGTATATTCATATAAAAACGACAAAATGCATGCGCTTCAAAAATATGTTTCCAGTAATGTTGTTTGTTTCGCATGTCTTTGTAAAGGTTTACTAGTGTTGTCACTGCCACACGACAGCCGGTGACTATAGTGTCGTTTGTCTACAAGCATTTATCGGCTTTAAGAGATGCTGTGcattacatacacacattttgTGGTAGTCTTGGTAAACAAAAGGGGGTGGCTGCGTTCTTGAAAAGTTCGGACCTCAGTTATATCCATGTGTACACATACTGGTAAGTTTTCAGCATAATGCTTTAATGTACCTTCAAATGCTAAATAACTCTTAGGGAGGTCTTAAGACatcttttgtgtttactttCCACTGGAACGCTTTCAAGTCTGCGTTTATAAATGCCAACTGTCAAATTTCCTACTTGGAACGCGGCGACAAACTACATTCTGTCGCTTGTTGATGACGCCGCGTCCAGTGAACGACTGACACGTCGCTGGCCGCTACAAAGATGTCATTCATTGGCTGAGGAATAGAATTCGTGATATATATACTTTAGCATTTTAATCGCTTTGAAGTCGCCACTTAATTTTAGCAATGATATAATTAAGTTATTTATATTACtctattttattactttttaagTGTAATTGTTTACAAGCATTGGAATGATGTGGCTGACACTAAAATTCATATGTACAGCTACAGCTTTTACTATAgctaatatattattattattattatttattattgcacTGATATTTACATTGTATACAAGTATGCTTTTGTAGGGATTCCAAGGGCTGGACTAATACAATTCATTTTGATCATTCCATTTATTATATTGGATCCCTTAATAAGATGGTTGTAGTTAGATTGTAAAGATCAGTTGCTGGATAATTGCTCTGCAGTCATACTAGTGATAATAAAAATCAATTCTCTTCTTCAGAGGCACTCGCTGACTATTCAAGTTTAAAACTGAGTGATGCCTTAGGCAAAGGCAAACATGAGTTGTAATCTTTAATGGAATGTAGCTGAAGATGTgtcaacattgttttttgtttttttcagggggGGTATGAATGCTCATTCTCATTTGTCACACAAGGAGGAACCAATGAGGTGAGTGTCATACAACTGTTTTCCACCACAGGAAGTTGCAACACTCTCATCATTCTTTGCACCAAGACACACAGTAGCCAAGCACCATTGTAACTGAAATCTCAAACCTTACAGTCAGGTCAGTTGCGGCATGTTATGTGTGACCACAGGGTTGGCTCTTGCACTGCAACATGCACAATGCAAATGCTGGTTGGTTCATTATAGTGAATTCCAGTCAAGAGATTGTGATTTACTGTGATAGTGATGAGCTATGTTGTCCTCTGTTTCTAGAAATGGCTCATGAGTGTGGGCCTTAGTGATGACGACAAGCTTTTTTCCTGCTCTGTGTGGAGGTGAGGacagtgtacacacacacgcgcgcacacgtgtATTAGCACAGTAACAGGAAAAACTTAAGAAACAAGCAAGAGTAGCATGGAGAATTGGTGCCCCATGTCTGGTAGGTGGTAATAATGTCATTTATCCTCACACGTTAATTCAAACACACAGGTCAAATGTCACTTCCTGTTACGTGCTTTGGCGAAGACTAATAGAAGGCGCCAAAGTACTAGTAAACATTCATAGTGTTACTTAACGGAGGCGGTGGACCTGGCAAGTTGGAGAAATGTCACCCTCGGCGCTTACACAATTCCtgtgaaaagtaaaaaacaatgGGTGAGTTTAATGTTGTTTATGTTACATTAtaaatagggttgggcatcgtttgaatttgagcggttCCGACTCCGGTTCCTTAGTTCggttccggttccaaacgattctcgatttcgattcttttagggggctgggtcaaaaaagtttgcatggtttaaataaagggtgtccaaattatgaacatccattttcttagcagcccgcagcatagactaaagtgaacatttgactcgaggctctttataaccagtatcaatatcaaacctatcaACTAAAAGGCAGTGtatgtggaactaacccaattgacttaatattcattaattaatgtttcagctaaaagttaaatatagcattgttaaaatagttattttaacttttttaacaattttattgtttcagtcacccagttgactgagagttgacttcactgacaacattgttaaaatagttattttaacaatgctatatagtagcccctgtattctgtttgatcacatcaaatggtttatatgtgcaagttttaacttgacttcttgttgtaaacttgtagccttttattatgaagggtacgcaccagaactcagcattttgccaCGAAAAGTAGCTTCACATGGCACcggtgatttgtttttattttttaaatttctttatttttattttatttttttaatggatgcaaccaaatgctataaagcGCTGATTCCTTGCCCTACCCAtcaatgaggcacaaggttagtgtttctgatagtgtgagacaacgtttgtgaattttgtcccaattcattgtgatgtaaagttatagcccaatgttaagctttttcttgttgtttttctcgttggctcttacgttggtttgaagactaaaataaacgctaaaaatcatcagtgcaaaagtgcaagcaaccgtttaccttgttagcgccctcaatgttggcatagatgtaatttttttgtttcactcacccagctgactgagagttgacttgactGATGCTCCGCGTGGTGTAGGCTGAgactcggagcgcgtcagacgctacacatcgggaaaaactcctttgcacaatcttattccaagtgttgcgctgaggcgactggtcattcattttaacaaatttaagacacacttttgttcgccgtcaccgccgttgggcacaagtacgtcatcgtgcgcgttcttctttgttggtttacgccgcttcttcgttgcttttcgccacttcttcttcacagctggaggactaggcatcgaaactgggaacccaaatgttttaatttgaacggttctgggagaaccggaacgttggtcccggttccaatcggttcttgattcttgatgcccaacccCACCCAACATTGAGTGCTGTATAGttcaaacaaaaagaagacgCTGCTCATGGAATTATGTGCACGTTTGGCTGATGCTGTCGTGCGGGCCAGTGTCATGCTGGCTTCAAATTGATCCCGCGGGCCGGACGAAATTGCTGCCTGGGCCGGAACTGGTCCGCAGGCCGGGAGGTTGACATGACTGCCCTATGCGGAGTGCATATTAGTGGAGCAacccaaatgtattcaaaacaaacaaaattgatTTCAAACCATCATCATCCGTGAGATCACGCAAAGCGTCAGCAAATCTTGCGCGACTTCAGAGGATGGATTAATGgattatctttttctttttctttggctttttggacACCGAAGAAGTGATTGACAACAATTGAAACAGAAATGTAAATTACTGCAACGTGGTAAAGGGTGTGGGTGCTTAGTAcacaatttgttattttaactctttctttaaaaagaaaattactttCTAAATATTCTGGGCTCCTGTTTAAATTCCAGCGTTGAGCCAAATAATGCAGTCCACAGGAAGTGTGCTATGTTGGAAGTCTGTGTGATGTAAGCATGAGCAACATAATGTTGTCGTTCTTTCAACCACAAAGTAGTTGAGCCTGCATCAACAAGTACTTACTGTGCtacattttgcctcaattgcttcaagacacgATTAATCACCAATGAATTCCACACGGGACCAAATGATGaccaataaatcaattacaatGTCCATCCCCACTTACATGAACAAAGTTATGCAAATTAATCAGTATGTATGACAACTAATCGGTTTGTTTTCTCTGCAAAGGCCTACAGGGAAATCATACTTGTTTTTCACTGCGTTCAAAATGGAGTTGAAGGGAACCAAAGTCGAATTTGCAAATGCATGCGTAAGTACAAACCAACTACTTTTGTGTcatcaatgttgcttttcaagTTCACAAGCATGAATCCTCCAGGGTCAGTGCGTGGTTACAGTTACAGATgatgaacaattttttttaaatgatttaaaaaaataataataataataaaaaaaaaaaacttaaaatgtgaTTGAAGATATGCATAATTTTCACAATTGTAAACCGTTCCCAGGTGTTTTAATACATGCTTTCAGTACACCATGGATTGGCAATTATGGAACACTTTACACACACTGTTAGCCACTTTTTAGCGGCTggcctgtctcatgcaagtgagcaaAGATATACATACTGTTGGACCAATCGTGAGTCCGCCTTTCATACAGTAATGTAGTCGTACTGTCCATTATGTACAGTGTACTCCTTGTAATATGTGCtttgagttttgttttcttacagtttcaatgttttaggctaggaagtgtttattttaccacaagaaaattacagtatacactcaaaatcctgtGATATAGCAAATTATGCGTGATATATGGAAACGAAAATCTGCAtagcactgaatccgcaataggtgaaccacGATATAGTGAGGGAAAGCTGTATAGGTGGTACCTTCTAACCTTTGCGCCTTACCAGCGTTTCCCCTGACAATGTGTGATCAGCTGACACCAATTCCCCGCCTTAGCAAAGACACAAGCCCCGGTGACAGTTTCGACTTGCTATTACCACGGATGTTCTCGACACTCACTCCAGCCTCCCCCGTCATTGTGCTGATCACAGTGCTTCACCGCGCTCTGAGGAGGTTTGGAAAGTACAGAGTCGGCACAAATGTCACATAATCAAGCAAGGTGGCGCAGAagatgaactttttttcttcttcttcttctttgtgtaGCCTGTAACTAAGGACGCCTCCAACGTGGCAGTAGAACAAGGCTCAAGATGTCTGTGCCCAACGCTTGCCCGAGTTTGCCTTtcgtaaatgtaaatgttttgtgaGCTGCCCATGTCTGAAACGGGGTCATTTCACATGGAGCTTCTTCATCCATGACTAGACATGACATGATTTTCTTGCAATGTGCAGTGCAATGCTATGGGCGGAAATATGTGCCACCaggaattgaatttgaatttacgAACTGAACTTGAAAAACTTAATTTGCATTTGTAgtaactgaagtccaataaacttgaaagtgaatgtaagcatttttaatcCGCAATGAAAATTCCAATAATATGTTTttacattcagtttgatcatttcagattcagttcgacaaattcagtttcaaattagctgtgacagacatccggGAACTGTAAGGGATAGCAATCGATCGGCGATACACAGATCTAGTCTTCGGCCAATCAacgcctttgtttttttatcacgTGACATAGGGACTCTCCGGAAAGTCAAATCTTCTAACCGGCGACActattttaacctttataccacctttccttaacctttgtggtTAATACGGTCAGAAAGAGAtaaaaaggtgcttcctttTCGAACATAGGAAAGGACATGTGACACCGACGTGACTAAGTTGTCTTTCCGGTTCTTTTCCAACATAACGTCATTCAGACATTGTTAAGGTTTACCGACATCTAGGGGTGGAAATAGCACATCTCGATACAGACAGCACTGTTGCAAATGAATTTAGCCCTCGTGCCTCTAATGGGTTGGCCTTACATTGCTGAGCCAAATTGAATCGTCACCGCCACCACCACTTTGCTTTCCCTTTTGATTTAGTGTTTCATTTTTCAACTTACCTTCCACCACTTGTCTCCATGGAAATCCGTTTTATCACCCTTGGGTTGTAGCCATCATACATCCCGAACAATACATTAAATCAGGCAGAGGAGAGAAGAGCCAAAAAGGTTGAAACTTTATTTGGGTttcgtgagagagagagcggatGTTTTTGGATTGTCTTCCTGAGCAATTGTTGTGGCCACGCCTCCTTCCACCGTTCAGGACGTTCTCTCGGTGTTCCCGCCACCTccctacacacatgcacagaaagAAATAACCTTACTAAATGAGTGCACAAACAACCCCTCGGAGCATCGCCTTGACCTTGTTGTCACCCCTTCAAcctcttcttcctcatcctttgcatcatatttgtgtgtgtgtttgcagtcgCAGGTGGCAGTGGCTTTAGGACAGAATGATAAGGATCTTAATTCAGAGGAATACACCATCGGAGAGTCCACAGGTGAGTTTTAATCATCTCCCAGTGCTTGTTGTGTCTAGGTCACCCCTACCTCTCATGTGGCCAAACGACATTAGAGTTCACGTTAATCAACATTTTTGGCTTGTTTGCAGTCCATAATGTCAGTTAATTAAAACCAACCACCAGCCGAACCCTAGAATGATCCAATTTTTGGTCTGTTTA carries:
- the mydgf gene encoding myeloid-derived growth factor, with amino-acid sequence MSLHHRSLSTRTQKGKMATTNKFCVTHLSACLLFVVLLSHYPAEASDEQTKTVEFDVKPGGTLYTFAESIGGYECSFSFVTQGGTNEKWLMSVGLSDDDKLFSCSVWRPTGKSYLFFTAFKMELKGTKVEFANACSQVAVALGQNDKDLNSEEYTIGESTVTHTEGKFKAQLSKLMVVGRTRHQEL